A genomic segment from Epinephelus fuscoguttatus linkage group LG17, E.fuscoguttatus.final_Chr_v1 encodes:
- the LOC125904455 gene encoding uncharacterized protein LOC125904455, producing MKLIHDSTSCLLHLLLLAELFVHSSSRPTHSSPLCGMFRSMIHQVDKLTSLPKKLHDLTDDDDLFEGVENRLDSLPKMQHTAAHFNSLKVNESLSQLFEFSQSFRLHVEWLKTAKENFSLSSQSAEDASSHLLQLSNLVNASLSQMEEEVPQSPSPSLPVASTAFDVLQYSVEISKRLQVFCDWSKRILLLLQRLSHCPRH from the exons atGAAAT TGATTCATGACTCCACCTCTTGTCTCCTCCACCTGCTGCTATTGGCTGAGCTGTTTGTCCATTCATCATCTCGTCCCACCCACAGTTCTCCACTCTGTGGCATGTTCAGGTCAATGATCCATCAGGTGGACAAGCTGACGAGTTTACCGAAAAAACTCCACGACTTG ACAGATGATGATGATCTCTTTGAGGGTGTGGAAAACAGATTGGACAGTCTTCCTAAAATGCAGCACACTGCGGCCCATTTTAACTCACTGAAG GTGAATGAGTCACTCTCCCAGCTGTTCGAGTTCAGTCAGTCCTTCAGGCTGCATGTTGAATGGTTGAAAACAGCCAAAGAAAACTTCAGTTTGTCCTCCCAGTCAGCAGAGGACGCCAGCTCTCACCTCCTGCAGCTGTCCAACCTTGTTAATGCATCTCTGTCACAG ATGGAAGAAGAGGTTCCTCAGTCTCcatccccctccctccctgtcgCCTCCACGGCCTTCGATGTGCTCCAGTACTCTGTAGAGATCTCCAAACGCTTACAAGTGTTTTGTGACTGGTCAAAGAGAATTTTGTTGCTTCTCCAGAGACTGTCTCACTGCCCTAGACATTAA